Proteins encoded by one window of Paenibacillus sp. DCT19:
- a CDS encoding MFS transporter, translating to MSPSTQQSSSVHDETTHTSATKRYGLLLAGIIVIAATMRSPITATGPVVEMIRADTGIGHTLAGLLTSLPLLAFAAVSPFAPRLAKRLGIESALLMAVLIVTMGVLLRLLPSVVSLYIGTGILGCGIALSNVLLPSLIKRDFPLRVGIVTGLYSVSMNIFGAISSGVSVPIAGATSMSWRASLGIWAVLSLLALLLWIPQATAGRQRRLYVTSSSESTPVRLRTSSLAWFITLFMGLQSLIFYTTITWLPEILTEQGFSATSAGWILSLMQMVSVPATFIVPILAGRTQDQRILTTVTCSSLIIGYALLLTGVSFLVTIGVILAGIGAGASFGLVTMFFVLRTKDARQAANLSGMAQSFGYMLAAVGPLLLGMLHDWTKGWTLPLLVQVVLAVGLLIVGIQASKNRMIG from the coding sequence GACGAAACCACCCATACTTCCGCTACCAAAAGATATGGCTTATTGTTAGCAGGCATCATTGTCATAGCCGCGACTATGCGTTCACCTATTACAGCAACAGGCCCCGTCGTGGAAATGATCCGTGCAGATACGGGAATCGGGCATACGTTGGCTGGTCTTCTGACCTCACTTCCCTTGCTAGCTTTTGCGGCTGTATCACCGTTTGCACCACGTTTGGCTAAACGACTAGGAATAGAATCTGCACTGTTAATGGCTGTGCTCATTGTAACGATGGGTGTGCTTTTGCGTCTGTTGCCCTCGGTTGTTTCTCTGTATATTGGAACTGGTATTTTGGGGTGTGGCATCGCGTTGAGCAACGTATTGTTGCCGAGTTTAATCAAACGTGACTTTCCACTTCGGGTAGGCATTGTGACCGGGTTATACTCCGTGTCCATGAACATATTTGGTGCAATCTCCTCAGGTGTCAGTGTACCCATCGCCGGAGCAACCTCTATGAGCTGGCGTGCTTCGTTAGGCATATGGGCAGTGTTATCCTTGCTAGCGCTCCTCCTGTGGATACCTCAAGCTACCGCGGGACGTCAACGCCGTCTATACGTTACTTCTTCGAGTGAAAGCACACCTGTGCGTCTACGAACCTCTTCGCTCGCCTGGTTTATTACGTTGTTTATGGGACTACAGTCTTTAATCTTTTATACAACGATTACTTGGCTGCCAGAGATTCTCACCGAGCAAGGTTTCAGTGCGACATCAGCAGGTTGGATACTTTCGCTTATGCAGATGGTGAGCGTACCCGCAACCTTTATCGTTCCAATCCTCGCCGGGCGAACTCAAGATCAACGTATACTGACAACAGTAACGTGTTCGTCGTTAATTATTGGTTACGCCTTATTGTTAACTGGAGTCTCTTTCCTTGTGACTATAGGTGTTATCTTGGCAGGAATAGGCGCTGGAGCTTCGTTTGGATTGGTGACCATGTTCTTCGTCCTTCGTACAAAGGATGCGAGACAAGCCGCCAATCTGTCTGGTATGGCTCAATCCTTCGGATATATGCTCGCAGCTGTTGGCCCATTGCTGTTAGGTATGCTTCATGACTGGACAAAAGGGTGGACTCTGCCTTTATTAGTTCAAGTAGTCCTTGCCGTCGGATTGTTAATCGTAGGCATTCAAGCTAGCAAGAATCGAATGATCGGTTAG
- a CDS encoding S8 family serine peptidase translates to MSKRLISMLLSVLMMFSIILPAAGAAPADSVVLLENMPSKAEAKQWRDILAGREARLAADPFLDESLEGLGGENTRVIVELSDKPVAVAQGESTLEGKSFTSSMETKAVTQVEQQQQSFVHSLTQKKIKHEVLENYAYALNGVAIEVKGNQLGQLLRIPGVVSIYPDLEVTLGPETDEVNPYMKDTAPFIGAPEVWDLGYKGNGIKVGVIDTGIDYEHPNLQEAYKGGWDFVDNDNDPYEATYQEWKVSGQPEFNANGSAYYTSHGTHVAGTIAAREAGDYGIVGVAPEADVYAYRVLGPYGSGQTSWVLGGIDRSVEDGMDVINLSLGNAANDPSYVTSVALNNAMLSGVTAVVASGNSGPNRYTLGSPGASAMAITVGNSTGPSQLITANTHFAIGEVGDGTLPEQQPELEQSPELGTAPETEVPVVQDQGTELSTPEEEVAVTTPEESTASEESLTSDEAVSTNSETDGSAAEATANVEELNEEEVATQDNAQPASPSAIEEASTEAAVTVEEESVVAPTATEIAPLAVTESVYRLDLMGWSLSADPESVLTDEYELEFAGLGKPAEFEGKDFTGKVALIERGELAFVEKIANAKSAGAVAVIVYNNIPGPIGVSLGDNFELIPTLSMTKEDGEVIKAALDAGQPVEVSFSDFERNQTPGDEMNSSSSRGPAKVTLDIKPDIVAPGTSILSTIPAYGKDEPDADYTQAYDRKTGTSMATPHVAGLIALLIEKHPDWTPFDIKVALMNNGKVLDTNKFDVFDQGAGRIQAVNTIDPVALVKVLDVTQYTESGSLVEKENITGSINYGNFLRTDEKTVTKTIKVEALNGSGGDYTVNVNPTRTVPGVSVAVDKTSFTLNGEEELAVTITVPQGVTAVTEAQGYIELSNGTNTFTVPYVAHFNVTLSGVKYIETVTGNVKNPFHYPLKADGTLDTLNVAMEFYNPMTFALIEIYDGLDPEGGYYEDGYIGSIFGNYFNFNANARYNLAWSGNYSDYITDEVTEIPDGLYTVDITTLGADGKTYKEDTPPFLVKKTAPIVTAPETLEFKQDESVVINGSVEDLYFRVADALANGWNIDFDPAASLDASYVVKKEDGSIDKEGSFEIQPDGSFNLSLEDSAAGKYTVELTVKDQQGLSGTAITTLTIQSTVTEPETPAKGAPATPVLSHNNGGGNGLLEGSYTVSMNLWWGENATGYKLYEDGVLIDTQKLTYNAPAAQFAQTKITGKSNGTYTYVAELTNDKGTTRSQTLTVRVANASPGKAILSQDNWDGDGNYKVTMNLWWGTNATEYRLYENEQLIDTQELKAATPQAQTAVSVLSGKASGTYTYRAELINAAGVTSTDTITVKVK, encoded by the coding sequence TTGAGTAAACGATTGATATCCATGTTATTAAGTGTTCTTATGATGTTTTCTATTATTCTACCAGCGGCTGGAGCCGCTCCCGCAGATTCAGTTGTTCTGCTTGAGAATATGCCAAGCAAGGCCGAAGCGAAACAGTGGAGGGATATTCTTGCAGGGCGAGAGGCTAGGCTTGCAGCAGATCCATTTTTGGATGAAAGCTTGGAAGGTCTAGGCGGAGAGAATACACGAGTCATCGTTGAGCTTTCCGATAAACCCGTCGCTGTAGCGCAAGGTGAATCAACCCTCGAAGGAAAATCTTTTACCTCCTCTATGGAAACAAAGGCTGTGACTCAAGTCGAGCAGCAACAACAGTCATTTGTACATAGCCTCACTCAGAAAAAAATCAAACATGAAGTATTGGAAAATTACGCATATGCCCTGAATGGTGTAGCCATTGAAGTGAAGGGAAACCAATTGGGACAATTGCTTCGCATACCTGGTGTAGTCAGTATTTATCCGGATCTGGAAGTTACACTGGGCCCTGAAACGGATGAAGTCAATCCGTATATGAAAGACACAGCTCCTTTTATTGGTGCGCCTGAAGTATGGGATCTGGGTTACAAAGGAAATGGCATCAAAGTCGGCGTGATTGATACAGGAATTGATTACGAGCACCCGAACTTGCAGGAAGCTTACAAGGGTGGATGGGATTTTGTAGACAACGACAATGATCCTTATGAAGCGACCTATCAAGAATGGAAAGTTTCTGGTCAACCTGAGTTTAATGCTAATGGAAGTGCTTATTATACCTCTCATGGTACGCACGTAGCGGGTACAATTGCAGCTCGTGAAGCAGGAGATTATGGTATTGTGGGCGTTGCTCCTGAAGCTGATGTTTATGCTTATCGTGTTCTTGGGCCTTACGGCAGTGGTCAAACCTCTTGGGTACTTGGGGGAATAGACCGTTCCGTCGAAGATGGTATGGATGTCATTAACCTCTCTTTGGGAAATGCAGCGAATGACCCAAGTTATGTTACATCGGTAGCCCTTAACAATGCGATGCTGTCTGGTGTTACAGCGGTAGTAGCGAGTGGTAACAGTGGACCTAACCGGTACACACTAGGTTCTCCTGGTGCGTCAGCTATGGCTATTACGGTGGGTAACTCGACTGGGCCTAGCCAGCTGATTACAGCTAATACTCATTTTGCAATTGGTGAAGTGGGCGATGGAACGTTACCAGAGCAACAACCTGAGTTAGAGCAGTCTCCGGAACTTGGAACAGCACCTGAAACAGAAGTACCTGTTGTTCAGGATCAAGGCACAGAGCTATCCACACCTGAGGAAGAAGTGGCAGTGACTACCCCTGAAGAAAGTACAGCAAGTGAGGAGTCATTGACTTCAGATGAAGCTGTTTCTACCAATTCAGAGACAGATGGAAGTGCAGCAGAAGCAACTGCTAATGTTGAGGAGTTAAATGAAGAAGAGGTTGCCACACAAGATAATGCTCAACCAGCTTCGCCTTCTGCCATAGAAGAAGCTTCTACTGAAGCTGCTGTTACAGTAGAAGAGGAATCGGTTGTTGCTCCGACTGCAACGGAAATAGCTCCGCTGGCTGTTACAGAGTCAGTGTATCGACTCGATCTGATGGGCTGGAGTTTGTCAGCGGATCCTGAATCGGTTTTGACAGACGAATATGAGTTGGAATTCGCTGGACTTGGTAAACCGGCTGAGTTTGAAGGTAAGGATTTTACAGGAAAAGTAGCATTGATAGAGCGTGGTGAACTGGCATTTGTTGAGAAGATCGCTAATGCTAAATCGGCTGGAGCCGTAGCTGTTATTGTATATAACAATATTCCAGGGCCAATCGGGGTAAGTCTGGGAGATAATTTTGAGCTTATTCCAACACTGAGTATGACGAAGGAAGATGGAGAGGTCATCAAGGCAGCACTCGATGCGGGACAACCTGTTGAAGTAAGCTTTAGTGATTTCGAACGTAATCAAACACCAGGCGATGAAATGAATTCATCCAGTTCCCGTGGTCCAGCGAAGGTAACTCTGGATATCAAACCAGATATCGTTGCTCCGGGTACAAGTATCCTGTCTACAATTCCGGCTTACGGCAAAGACGAGCCTGATGCAGACTACACGCAAGCTTATGATCGTAAAACAGGTACAAGTATGGCTACACCGCATGTAGCAGGTCTTATTGCATTGCTGATTGAGAAACATCCAGATTGGACACCGTTTGATATCAAAGTTGCACTTATGAACAATGGTAAGGTGCTTGATACGAACAAATTTGATGTGTTTGATCAAGGTGCAGGTCGTATCCAGGCTGTAAATACGATTGATCCTGTAGCACTTGTTAAAGTGCTAGATGTAACACAATATACAGAGAGTGGCTCGCTTGTCGAAAAAGAGAACATCACCGGAAGTATTAACTATGGTAACTTTTTGAGAACAGATGAAAAGACAGTTACCAAAACGATTAAAGTTGAAGCACTGAACGGTAGTGGTGGTGATTACACAGTCAATGTTAATCCAACTCGTACAGTTCCAGGAGTATCCGTTGCTGTAGATAAGACTTCTTTCACACTGAATGGTGAGGAAGAGCTGGCGGTTACAATTACCGTTCCTCAAGGAGTTACTGCTGTAACAGAGGCGCAAGGATATATTGAATTATCGAATGGAACGAATACTTTTACAGTGCCATATGTTGCTCATTTCAACGTTACGTTGAGTGGGGTTAAGTACATTGAAACAGTTACAGGTAATGTGAAAAATCCATTCCATTATCCATTGAAGGCTGATGGAACATTAGACACGCTTAATGTAGCCATGGAATTTTATAATCCAATGACGTTTGCACTGATTGAAATCTATGATGGTCTTGATCCAGAGGGTGGATATTATGAAGATGGATACATCGGATCTATCTTTGGTAACTATTTCAACTTCAATGCCAATGCTAGATATAATCTAGCATGGAGTGGTAACTATTCCGATTATATTACCGACGAAGTGACTGAAATTCCGGATGGTTTATACACGGTGGATATCACTACACTTGGTGCTGATGGTAAGACGTACAAAGAAGATACACCTCCATTTTTGGTGAAGAAAACAGCTCCTATTGTGACTGCACCAGAAACGTTGGAATTTAAACAAGATGAGTCTGTTGTCATTAATGGTAGTGTAGAAGACTTGTATTTCCGGGTTGCAGATGCACTCGCGAATGGCTGGAACATTGATTTTGATCCAGCGGCTTCCTTGGATGCTTCGTATGTGGTGAAAAAGGAAGATGGTTCGATTGATAAAGAGGGTTCATTCGAAATACAACCTGATGGTAGCTTTAATCTTTCGTTGGAGGATAGCGCGGCAGGTAAATATACTGTTGAATTGACGGTTAAAGACCAACAGGGACTTTCCGGAACAGCGATCACTACGCTGACCATTCAATCGACGGTGACTGAACCGGAAACTCCTGCAAAAGGAGCGCCGGCAACACCTGTATTGTCTCACAATAACGGTGGTGGCAATGGCCTGCTGGAAGGTTCGTACACAGTTAGCATGAACTTGTGGTGGGGCGAGAACGCAACGGGCTACAAGTTATATGAAGATGGAGTTTTAATTGACACGCAAAAACTGACGTACAATGCTCCTGCGGCACAATTTGCTCAGACGAAAATTACGGGCAAATCCAATGGCACATATACGTATGTAGCTGAGCTAACGAATGACAAGGGAACAACGCGTAGTCAGACACTGACTGTGCGGGTTGCCAATGCATCGCCAGGAAAAGCTATTCTTTCCCAAGACAACTGGGATGGGGATGGGAACTACAAAGTAACGATGAACTTGTGGTGGGGAACCAATGCCACGGAATACCGCCTATATGAAAATGAACAATTGATCGATACACAAGAGCTCAAAGCGGCAACGCCTCAAGCTCAGACTGCTGTCAGCGTATTGTCTGGTAAGGCATCAGGCACATACACGTATCGAGCAGAGCTGATCAACGCGGCGGGAGTGACCAGCACGGATACGATTACGGTTAAAGTAAAGTAA
- a CDS encoding trans-aconitate 2-methyltransferase, protein MQSLNQWKADEYDNKLAFVSGYGKNLISWLQPKKGEYILDLGCGTGDLTHEISLCEVEIVGIDASSDMIRRARDKYPHLEFKAGDGHYFETNRLFDAIFSNAALHWMRDPELVVSSIWNALKPGGRFVAEFGGKGNVDIIVHALEEVMERSTGMDASARNPWYFPTIGEYSSLLEKQGFMVRQAYHYDRPTKLSDGEQGIEGWLSQFGGDYFQGLDTKQIQEICLETSKRVVPQLWKEDAIYADYKRLRVEAVKPVI, encoded by the coding sequence ATGCAGTCATTGAATCAATGGAAGGCAGATGAATACGACAATAAACTGGCTTTTGTTTCGGGGTACGGCAAAAATCTCATTTCGTGGCTACAGCCTAAGAAGGGGGAATATATATTAGACTTGGGCTGTGGAACAGGAGATCTAACACATGAGATATCTTTGTGCGAGGTTGAGATAGTTGGTATTGATGCGTCCTCAGATATGATTCGGCGTGCGCGTGATAAATATCCCCATCTGGAATTTAAGGCAGGGGACGGTCATTATTTTGAGACAAACCGGCTTTTTGATGCCATCTTCTCTAATGCCGCTCTACATTGGATGCGTGATCCCGAGCTTGTGGTCAGCAGCATATGGAATGCTTTGAAGCCTGGAGGTCGTTTTGTGGCTGAGTTTGGCGGGAAAGGTAACGTTGATATTATTGTTCATGCACTGGAAGAAGTGATGGAGCGTAGCACAGGTATGGATGCATCTGCTAGAAATCCGTGGTATTTTCCAACGATCGGAGAATATAGCTCTCTTTTGGAGAAGCAGGGATTTATGGTGCGACAGGCCTATCATTATGACCGACCTACTAAGCTATCCGATGGAGAACAGGGAATCGAGGGTTGGTTGTCCCAATTTGGGGGCGATTATTTTCAAGGGCTAGATACAAAGCAGATCCAGGAGATATGTCTCGAAACAAGCAAACGCGTTGTGCCGCAGCTCTGGAAAGAAGATGCGATCTATGCTGATTATAAACGTTTACGGGTGGAAGCGGTGAAACCTGTTATTTAG
- a CDS encoding DUF4870 domain-containing protein, whose product MRQLLSALSYFSIFFAPFLFPIIVWIVARDRYIEGHAKRALFSHIFPFIAAIPLIYFFVTAQSVASAFGFVILFFIIYGLSFVYNVFKGIQVLREYA is encoded by the coding sequence ATGAGACAGTTACTATCCGCATTATCCTACTTTAGCATCTTCTTTGCCCCTTTCCTGTTCCCAATCATTGTGTGGATTGTTGCACGGGATCGTTATATTGAGGGGCACGCCAAGCGAGCTTTATTTTCACACATATTCCCCTTCATAGCGGCAATTCCTTTGATTTACTTTTTCGTGACTGCCCAGAGCGTCGCTTCGGCTTTTGGATTTGTCATTCTATTCTTTATTATTTACGGCCTGAGCTTTGTGTACAATGTGTTCAAGGGAATTCAAGTACTGCGTGAATATGCCTGA